The Fulvia fulva chromosome 1, complete sequence region CTCGCCCTTACCCTTAGAGTCTTCTAGGAGAGGCGTCTATACCGGAATCTCGCGGAGCTACCTAACGTAGTCGGAGGTATCGCTTAGACCCTCCTACGGCTCGTTACGGTCTAGGGTATAGCGCGGCGATATCTACCGAGGGCTACGCCGAGTCCTAGGAGCCGACTTCTTCTTAGCTAAGGCCGCGGGCTTCTTACTAGCTAAAGATATAGGCTTCTTACTAGGAGGCTTCCTAGGTACCTTAGGTATACTAGCGGACTTACTAGGCTTATTTAGTAATACGAACAAGCCGTCGTCCTCCTTATCTAAGGTGTTCTCCTCCTAGCTAGGTCTATTTATATTAGTCTCGGCGTTCTCGTAAATAAAGGCGCGgacgtaagctaagttagcCTTTAACGCGGCCTTTAGGCGGCTAGCGGCGTCGCGGGTAGTACAAGGCTTATGACTGACCTAGAAGACTagactatatatagctagggtCGGGGCGTTAATCTAAGCTAGATTACGATACTTAAACTTAGTATTCTAGAACTAACTAGACTCCGTCCGTAACCTAAGTAATATCGTAGGCCTAGGGAAGATTAGAGAAGTTAGCTACCTTACTAGGGGTGACTAGACGCTTAGAGTCCTTTAACCGGGAAGACCGCTTAGTATAGCTAAACTTAGTATAAGACCGGCTACGGTCGTAGGTAGAGTACTTACTAGTCTAGAAACAATTAGTATAGCCGCCGCGCTCGATAAAGGTGAAGTCGCCTATAGTATTAGGCTTAGGATCCTCCTAGTCGTATTTCTCTAGCTTACTACTCGGTAGGCTAAGTTACTAGTACTTAGTAAAGGTTCCTAGCGGACGCTCGGTATCGCCCTTAGAACGGTAGCTTTATACGTATCGCGTAGATCTAGAGCGGCCgctatagtagctaaagaCGATTACCGCTAGCCTAGTTTATACGGTATACGGTCTAAAAGCGATAGGCTACCTTAGAATCCTACCCTTAGGGACCTCTTCGAAAACGTCGAAGTCGGAGTCTAACGCGGCTACTAGCTTTAGAACGCCGCTAAACTAGAAGCGGCTATAGCGCGAAGGGAGTATATAAATTATCTTAAAGAATCTAGCTCCTCCGTCGATCCTTAGATACTAGCGCGCGATACGGGCTAACTGTAGCGCGATCTAATCGTCTAGCTTAATAACGTCGCGAGAGAACTAGACTTTAAACTAGAAGGCGTAGAGCCGAGTCTACTAACCGGCTAACTATCCGGTAGGTATATCCGGAAGGCGCGTCTTAGTACAAACGGGGAGCCGCGGGAAGTTATTAGATACGGCCGAAGTGTAGGTAACGGTAAGGgcgtctatctaagctattaACTCCTCGCCTTAAGGAGAGCGCGGGAcaggagctatagtaagctATAAGGAAGAAAGGAGTCTAAAACACGTTAGTATTACTACGTTAACGCCGACACCGCGGCGCGGCTTATATACCTTAATCTAATTAAGAATAAGTTAGCTAAGGCTAAAGAAGGTTAAGGAAGAAGCTACCGAAGGGCGAAGAGGTTATTAAAGACTTAGTAAGCTTAAAGGTTGATGTTCGTAGTCAGATTGATTTAGAATAAGAGCGTGCTTTTATGCTTACGTTCTATACGAGCCACCTAatactacgagcttctaacgatataggaAGGCGCGTACACGCGTAAGAAGCTCGCGGCGAGGTTATCTAACGGAGTTAGTAAGCTCgtagtaagcttaggtagtagagttaAGCCGCGTAAGGcagttatatatacggagtaAAGTGAGCTAAAGGGTCGTAGGCTAGGAAGCTACGACGAAGGAAGCTAAAGCTTTAGGATCTCTTTTGTTATCGATTTAAGTATATAGACGATTAGGCTGGCCGCCTTAGGCTGACATAGGTGTGTCAGGGTCTAGTAGGGGAGGATGTGACGTTCTTATCCGAACACACCGCCGGCTTGGCGCTCAGCTTTATGCTTAGATTACTCTTAGGTAGCTTTCCTGTATCTCAGATTCACACTCGCCAAGGTTCTCACAAGCAGAAGTGTATCATTGCGCACCAACAGGCTTGTGCTCCGATGTTCTACAGCATGATCCCCGCGCGTCTTCTGCACCCCTTTCGTGCTATGTGATGCATGATTGCATGCCTCTATACAACAGCAACAGTGGTACATATGTAGGCCGCCGCCGTCCCAGGACCGTAGGAGCACGGCGTGAACGGGCACACTGGGCACCGGGGGCGGAAGCACACCCGGCTATCCCTGTTGCAGTAGGCGTTGGGCTAAGGAGACACGGAGGCACGACGAGGACTACGCTGGAATACAGCTACCGTATACACTCGCTGCTCTCTGCCGCACTGCAGCCAGCCCGCCGCACCCAGGGCCGTGGTAACGCAGCGTACAGGCGCAGTACGCTCTGCCCTGCCCTGCCCGCGCCCGCGCCCGCGCCCGCCGCTGCTCGACCATGCCCAGCGCGCAGATGCATCCTCTGCACACCGGATGGACCGAAAAGCCCTTGCCTCAGCCGCCTTCGCCAACGCTGACCAACCCGGACCATATCCTCCCCAGCAGCGGCTTTCCGCTGGTCTCGTCGCCGCCCCGCCTGACGCGACGTCCTCCGAGCCCGAGCTACCTGCGCGACACAGACGGTGACCCGGCGACCGCGAAGGCGCCCGCCATGGCCAAGGGCAAGAAGGAGAAGCTGGGCCTGATGTCGCGAAAAATGATGCTTCTTCGGAGCTGCACAGCCAGCGGGGGCCATGTCAATGGCAATGGCAATGGCAATGGCACACCGCGCTCGCAGCGCTCACTCGACTTCGACTTCATCCCCTCGTCGCCCGTGCTGCAAGATGTGGGCAACCTGGCGCCGGAACAGCCCGAATATCTCCAGCCTCCAGAGCTCGATCGCAGGAGCTCCAGTCCAGGGAGCTCTTCCAGCGGTGTGTCAGGTCTGACCGGCTTCCTGGCCAGATATGCCAAACCAGATGGCACAAGTGATGATGAGGTGCTGTATGAGGGCGAAGGAAGCCCAGCCGTAGTGCGGTGTGATAGCAGTGTCGACCACGACACGGACCGGGACACCGAGCGCAGGAGGCAACAGCTGGAGGAGTACAATTCTGCCATACTCAGTAAACGAGCCGAACAAATCTTGGCTAATGCGAAAAAGCGTCTCAATGTTATGGAGGGTAATCTGCGTGGAGCTCGAGATTTGGTTGCTCCCTTGACGGCGGCCAATCTCAAGCGCGCAACATCTCTGGGATCGGCGCACTACGTACCTGTGTATGGTCAACGATATGCCTCTAATGGCCATGAAGACGGTGGACAGGCTCTTCCGTCGCCCCGACGCCTCCATCTACAGACAAGTTCCCCAATGATCGGCCGTGACTACCAAAGTCATACTCGGGGTTTCAGTGAGACAGAGTTGCCAGAGAGACCTTATACTTCACTTGACGGTCCCCAATACATAGGCCCACGTGTCGTTCGCATGCCTCCACACGGTCAAACTGCGACGCCCTTGCGTGGCAGTCGAAGCTATGATTCGCTCGGTGGCAGCAGCGGGATAGGTTTTGGTACTGGACGGGATCGTCCCTTGCATCATGCCATAGAGTCGCCCGACTCCAATCATTTAGAGCCCTTACCAGAGGCCGACGAGGGTAGAAGGTCTAATCGCAACAGCAGGAATGATGCCGAAGCGACTGCGAACAATGGCCTCGGTTTATACCGCCCTTCGTCGAGAACGTCCGACCTGCGTGAGCAGATGAGCTCTCTGAAGGGCAAGATCTCAACACTCAAAGAACGCGCACGCGAAGACAGTCTACGCCGACAGACCCAGGCGCATTTGCGCGATTCTTCTCCCCTGAACAATGCCAGCGCCGCGGCGCCCGAGTTTTTCTACTCTCCTTCCAATAGCTACGGCAGCCCTACACTCGACGACAACGCAGGTCTTGGGTGGACCTCGAATAGCAATAGCCCAGCGTCGCCGCAAGGGCCGCACATGTGGGAGGACGGCATGCCTGTTGCTGGGAGTCGCAACGCTTTTGCGGAACACGCCACCTCACAGCAGCAGCACGGAACTCAGCAAGCGCGCGTAGTAAAGATCGTGGCCGCCAAGACCCCAGATAGCAAGTTCCAAGTGAAGGTGGCAAAGGCCAGTCAGTCACAGCCACAGAGTGTCCACAGGAGGACGCCCAGTGGTACGGCGATCGTCGACTCAGCTAAGAATCGGTACTCGCACCACCAGCAGAAGAACAGTGAGGATTTGCCAGCAAGTCACGAGAGTGAAGATGAAGACTACCTAGGGATACCTTCCCCAGACTCAATTATTGAGCAGTACGACTCATTTCGGAATGAGTCCATGGCTGATACAGACATCGACGATGACGATGCGCCTTCCGAAGACGAAGGAAGCGTATATGAGGATGCGCAGTATGAGCAGAAGCCGGTGGTCGCGCACGAAGATCGAGAAGACGCTTTCGACTACGAGCACTTTTTCCTGCATAGTGCGTTGGGCACGTACAGCAATGGCAGGCGAGGCTCCGCATCCAGTGAAGCTTCAATGTCCTCTGTCGAGACAGCTAGAGGCCTCACGCTTGTAAGCGGAGACAGTGAAGATCTATTCCACCACGAATCGGCATTGTATCCCCCTCCAACCCCGAAGACTCCCGAAAGGCTCAAAGAGATAGAGCGCAACTTACACAGGCGCACTGTGTCCGACGAAAGTGTCAGCACGCTTGCTACATATGCTACTGCAGATGAGGATCCCGCCGACGAAGACCCGGTGTCGCCGATAGACGAGCGTCACCACCAGCTGGGCAGTCTCGATCACCGGCCAATCTCCCCGATGGAGAGTGATACTAGCTCTCGATCTCGAAGCTCTGCACGGACATCAATCCCGGCCAAGGGTCATTCCTCTGCTCGGCCTTCCTCTCGACCAGGCACTGCTGTTAGACGGGCAATTCGTAGTGACAGTGGTTCCGAACGGGCAGACTCTGGAGTGGGCATCTTGCATCACCCAGCTGGTAGTCTTGACGGCCAACGGCCTCTTCCGAGATCAGCCACACCAAAGCTCAGTAATTCGCGGCCCCCTATCAGCGCCATTAGCTCGCCATCGTCACCTCACGGGGCTGCTCGCCAGGACCCTGTCTCGGTAGCTGTCAACGCTCTTCTCGATGCCGAGGGCAACCCCTTGGGACTAAGGAACAAAGCAGTAGTCTTTGGCGTGGTTGAGAGCTTACGCAGAACGATCCACATGCTTCAGCAGGAGGACGAGGCTGGCCATGAGAATCGCATTCTTAGGAGAAGACTGGACGAGGCTAAGGCTGCCCTTGATGGACGGGGTTCTCGTTGAGCCCACCTGGCTTTCTCCCAGATCTCTCTTTCTGGAAGAGGGATAACAAAGTTTGCCTTACTGGTAGCGTTGCAGCGTGGACTGGACTGGACTGGACTGGACTGGAGTTTTGGAGGCTTGGAGATTGGCACTATATCTATACCCCGTGCTGCCGCACAGCCACGAGTTTTTCACGTTGTGATATCCTATCTTTTAGCCGGAGTGAGATATGATAGGTCGGTGTACATATAGCTTACATACGAATACGTATTTCTACCATAAACCATAACAACTTCAACAACACCGACACCACTGTTCCAGATCAGAATGCTGCTAATTCATTACACATTGTATAGCATGGTGAAGCGTGCGCCTGTTGCTACCGAGTGCGCGGAAAGGCTCGTGCAAGCAAGGATCATAAGCCATGGAACATTGGGCGATCGGCATGCCGTCATGCCACCTCCTAGCATGCTAGTCCAGCACGCGCAGTCTCGATGTCGATGTCACCGAGTGAAGAGCGCAGCGCGTTGCAGTAGCACAAGTGCTGCGATAGCGTAGACAACAGACGCTACATGTACCTGTACGTGCCATTGTACTGACGCCGACGATGCAGGTTTGCGCTGTCCAGTAGCAGACTGTGAGACGTAAGGCATTGCTTCATGTACCTCAGTCATCAGCCTTGATCATTACATGTCCTTCAGCGTGTTATCACTTTTCTACCCGTGAGCACGACGAGTGCCCCACGCGACCGCGACACCACCAACACCCACTCGAAACACTCGTCCGCATCGGCCATCTGCACCAGCGACATCCTTGCACGCACAACACGCACAACACGCACAACACGCCCAACACCCACTCACGCGAAAGCAGGCAGGCGGGAGACGAATCGGAAGATGGAGAAGCTCATCTTGCGCGGTAGGTGAAGTGCGCCTGCAGATGACGGCGCTCGACTCACGCTGACTGCTCGAGCAAGGTGTCATGTGGGGCGCCGACAAGATCCCGGACTCGGTCTTCGACAAGATCCCCGGCGGCTACTACAAGGCCAAGGAGGAGCAGTACAAGAAGGAGAAGGCTGAGGAGAAGGCCGAGAGCAGGACCCACCGCGCCGACATGCCCAAGCGCCGCAGCCACCGCCGCTACAGCGAGGACGAGTCCGACGACCGCAAACACCGTGCTGGCGAGCGCGACGACGGATACGCCTCGGACGGCCGCACTCGTCGCTCAAATGCGCAGAGCCATGACGGCGCCGCCGACAGCTACGACACCGTCAACGACCGACCGCGGCGAAGAAGGAGCAGAGCAGACCCAAACAGAGGCGCCGAACGTTCCAAGCGCGAGAGCCGCAATGCCGAGGAGACTCTCAGCGGAGGATGGTCGTATCATGATGGCCCTGTAGAGCCGCCGCCCATGTCACCACAGCAAGCTGCTACAGGTGCCGCATATGGTTCCCCGCCTGCCACTCACACACTCCCGAACACTATGGCAGCGCATGTAGAGACGGCGAGTCGGTCGACTTCAACCCTACGTGGCGGATACGTGCCGTATGCAAACATCTACGGAGGTCCAGCACAACCCCAGCAGCATTCAGGATATGCGCCACCGCCTTCCGACACTGGATCGGTGCAGCCCAATCACATGAACCAAGTTGCGCCTCCAGTACAGCCGCAGCCGCAGCACGGCTATCACCAAAATCCCTTTGCTCAGGAAGCTCCTCTCGGAAGTCAGCCAGCCTTCATGCCCGATCCCTACTACAACCCTCGCCGGTATGATGATAAATACGACGGACGTAGTCAGGGTACCGATGAGCGCCGTTTCTCCAGGTCCCCGCCTCGTCGCCATCGCTCCAGGAGAGACGACTACTCACCTTGCAACGACAGCCACGACGCACGAGACACCCGCCGACGAGCGCGTAGTGAGCGCCGCCACGGCGACCATCCGCCATCACAAACTCGAAGAGGTAAGTCGCGCATCCGGGATTCCATCGATACGTCCCAGCGCGGTCTGGGTTATGGCGCGGTGGGTGCACTCGCTGGTGGTCTCGTGGGCAATGAGCTCGGGAAAGGACCGCTCACATCTGCTATTGGAGCTGTCGTGGGTGCTGTTGGTGCTAACGCATTTCAAGCTAGGGAGAGGTACGTGAGCCGCAAGTAGCTCCAGCCGATGCAAAGGCGACAGCCACCGAGGTAAGCTTCAACACAACCTCCAGGCGGCTGGTTCGGCTTGGCAGTCGGACAATGGGTCATTATGGCAATATGCTGACTGTCTGCAGAAAGAAAAAAGATGCTGGTGACCTCAGGGCAATCGAATCACGGTGTGGTGGCTACACTTCCGATTAGCAGGTATTTACCGATGGTAACCATTTTATGGCTTGGGCTGATGCTGTTGCCACTTGCCCAGTTGAGCGACCGATGGTCCTCGCTCCCATGCCTTTTTCCCAAAGCGCACGACGACCTTACGAATGACGACAACAATGATACCCACTTCATATTGAGTAGAGCGAAATGCAGCGAGGTGTTTTACGAAGACATCTTGCTTCATGCTGGGACTGGAATTCTTTGGGTCTACCAAGAAAAAAGTCAATGGCCACTGCTGGGCTTTTTCATCAGCTTCCTGGCATTCTCGATCCACTGTGCGCCGATGGCTTCAATGTCTCGCTTCAACTCCCTTTCGATCAGCCGCTTGACTACATCTCTCTTCTCGCTATTCTCGGCGGAAGCGCTTGTACCATTCCGTCCTAAGATGCAGGAGTTCCTCGTGCTTGGTATGCGCAGCACATCCTCTTCGGGTAGGAAACCAAGTTCTATCGCCAGGCTGCGCACATACGAGCACAGCGTAGAGTATGCTGATGGTATCTTGCGTTGCGCCTCCGACCTCTTGAGGGATCCCGTTTCGGCTGCCTGGTGTTTGCTCGGTCTGTCTTCATCATCGGCGTCACCGGCAGGCACTTCCACCTGCTGGGGAAGCCTGGTAGGTGCTTTCTTGATGGCTTTCGTGGTTGTTGGCGCTCGGAATCTAGCCCCTGCTAGATCGTGGCTACAGCAGGGGATGGCAATGAAGGCAGAGTTGTTCAGAAAAGCCAGTAGAGGCGTCCATGGGGTCAGCTCGTCTGCATGATTGGAGATGATGAAAGCCTCAGGATCGAAAATTCCGTCATGAAATACACCTTGGTGGTCCGAATCACAATCGGTTATGAAGATGTTGGGAACAAGAATGCTTTGCTTCAGCTGGTCTTGCACGGACGCTGGGAAGGTCTCCCAAGTTTTGCGTCGGCGAGCATCGAAACCCCAGCCATGATAGCCTTCGGTGAGCAGGATATAGGTCAAGACCCCGTTGCCGCAGCCTATATCAACGAAGCCTGGGAAGGGTGGTTTCGATGACACGGCAGCCTTCTCCTCCGATGCAGTAAACTCTTTCATGGGCACCTCGAACATATCTCGCCAAAGTTCAACCAGGAACGCCGCGATGCCGATATCTTCGAACACGTGCTTGCCTGGGTCTGTGTGCTCAACCCACTGCTCGGAAAGCATCTTGCCATATTTCGCTTTCATCACTGAATATGTGTCCTGGTAGCGTTTTTGAGGTATGATCCTGTCAAGGTGGACACGTTTCTCGTAGCCAAGGAGTTGGCCTTGACCATGCTTGTGAATAGTCTGCAGGAGTTTGAGGGCCGTACGCTCTTGCTTTGTGGTGATCGTTGTGCCCGAATATAGACGGTACAGCAGAGTCATTGTGCCTTGGTGCTCATTAGATGCTGAAATGGAGGCTCCATGTGTTGACCATGTGTGAGTAAAGGCGATCTGTGACACTGCAGGGTGATAGAAGGGCATTTCGTCGGCGTTGTCCACGTGCGGTACGTACATTACCACAGTATCTTCCTTTCCACCATCAAGGCGCCGGAAGAAGTGGCATGTTTGTACCAAAGGTCGATCTAGCTGAGGATTCCGAGGGATAAGCTGGCGCACAATGGTTCTCGTAAGCTGTGCTCCCGGCCATTGGGCTGAACGCGGTTGGTACTCTGCCTTGAGATGCTTCGCCAGTCCATTGGAAGGATACTCCGTTGTGCTTGGATCGAAGTATTGGTCATTGTCGCTGTCATAGAAGATGTCTGCACGGAAGAGATGGCTTGAGGTGACGTTTGGGTTCTTGACCATGTTGAGCATTACTCGGCTGAACAGTTCCGGAGGAAATGGGCAAGGACATTGCAGGATGGG contains the following coding sequences:
- a CDS encoding tRNA (uracil-O(2)-)-methyltransferase; amino-acid sequence: MILTYRTELQPGKNKKGVHISGPKAVHSSDDQITQKKPAFEPRERAKLTPPSSLPDELWLPILQCPCPFPPELFSRVMLNMVKNPNVTSSHLFRADIFYDSDNDQYFDPSTTEYPSNGLAKHLKAEYQPRSAQWPGAQLTRTIVRQLIPRNPQLDRPLVQTCHFFRRLDGGKEDTVVMYVPHVDNADEMPFYHPAVSQIAFTHTWSTHGASISASNEHQGTMTLLYRLYSGTTITTKQERTALKLLQTIHKHGQGQLLGYEKRVHLDRIIPQKRYQDTYSVMKAKYGKMLSEQWVEHTDPGKHVFEDIGIAAFLVELWRDMFEVPMKEFTASEEKAAVSSKPPFPGFVDIGCGNGVLTYILLTEGYHGWGFDARRRKTWETFPASVQDQLKQSILVPNIFITDCDSDHQGVFHDGIFDPEAFIISNHADELTPWTPLLAFLNNSAFIAIPCCSHDLAGARFRAPTTTKAIKKAPTRLPQQVEVPAGDADDEDRPSKHQAAETGSLKRSEAQRKIPSAYSTLCSYVRSLAIELGFLPEEDVLRIPSTRNSCILGRNGTSASAENSEKRDVVKRLIERELKRDIEAIGAQWIENARKLMKKPSSGH